The sequence below is a genomic window from Colletotrichum destructivum chromosome 4, complete sequence.
GTTGGCGGGTAGCATTACTAGCCCCAGCGACTACTCGGGCGTTTCCAAGAGCGCCGCTGGCTCCCCGATTGGCACGCCCGCCTGGGACCAGAGTTCTCTACACCAGCTCATCGACAAGCGGGGTTCTGCAACTAGTCCTGCACAGACCGCGGGTGATAGCTACTTCAACACTAGACAGAAACCGATATCGTCGAGGGCGGAAACGCCTTCGGCAAACTCtcagaagacgaggagaagtTCCAAGGAGGACTCGCCCATCGACAAGCGCCAAGCTCGACTCTCCACCTCGCACAAGCCACGTATTCAGGAACCTTCCCAGACCCCTGGAGAGAACGAAGAATTGGTGGAGAGGAACAACACTGAGAGCCGGGTTTCGACGCCGGGGGGTGCCAAGCGCGTGCTTTCTCACGAACTAAAGAACTACCTGGACGAGATCGCCGTTTTAGAACCCCGGCTACAGTCTGTCGAACGCAGGGGTGGAGACCACGGCCATCACACACTATTGCACTCGTACGGTGCTGATTTTGCGACCAGCTTCCAGTCGTTGCCGCCCAGCGCGAGCGTGGTCAGCAAGCCCGTGCCCCATACCATACCGTCTAGGACGGGTTCGCTGTCACAAGGCCCGGTGGACATGCCACCGCCATCGGACCGGTTAAAGGGACTCATCCTTGACTCCCTTCCAGCCCATGTTTTTGTCTCGCTGCCCCAGACCGGCGAGATCGTCTGGGTGAACAGCCGCTACCTGACGTATCGCGGCCAGACGGTCGCTGACTTGGCCGCGGATCCCTGGGGGAGTATTCACCCGGATGACAGAGACGAGTACCTCAAGGCGTGGAGTCACTCGTTGCGGACCGGCGAGCAGTTTTCGAGGACAGTCCGTATCAAGCGGTTCGATGGAGCGTACCGGTGGTTTTATGCGCGCGCAGTTGCGTCCCGCGATAAACGGGGTGTCATGATGCAGTTCCTCGGTTCATACATGGATATCCATGACCAGCATATTGCGGAGCTCAAGGCTGCGCGGCAGGAGGAGATTGAAGCCTCCGAAGCGAAGCACAGACTACTGGCCAATCTCATCCCACAAATCATATTCACTGCCACTGAAGACGAAGGCATTACTTTCGCCAACGACCAATGGCTGTCGTACACCGGACAGAGTTTCGAAGACTCTTTGGGTCTGGGATTCATGGACTTCGTACACCCCGACGACCTGGCCAAGTGCCAGATACCAACGGACAGACCGCCAACCCCGATGCCCTCCAAGTTCGACCGCAAGGGTCATCAAGAGGCGTCCGAGGCAATACTGGCCAGTCTCGCATCAGCCAAAGCGCAGAGCCAGCTTGAGACGAACCTGAGGGGCATACACCAAGCACTGTCTCGGAATAACAGCTCCAGTAGCAGTTCGGTCTACGAGATGCCTAGCGCCGATCTCACGGCTCTGGCAAGGAACGGCATCATCAAGGTGACGACTGACAGCAACGGCAGGCTGTCGTACACGACGGAGGTACGCTTGCGGTCCAAGGGCGGCGAGTACAGGTGGCACCTGATCCGGTGTGTCGAGATTGACAACATCGACTTTGGGAACGGGGCCAGCTCGTACTTTGGCTCGGCCACAGATATCAACGACCATAAACTGCTCGAAGCGAAGCTCAAGGAAGCCATGGAGTCCAAGAGCAGGTTCCTTAGCAACATGTCGCACGAGATCCGAACACCACTCATCGGCATCTCCGGCATGGTCAGCTTCCTGCAAGACACGACCCTGAACGAGGAGCAGCGCGACtacaccaacaccatccagACAAGCGCCAACAGCCTGCTCATGATAATCAacgacatcctcgacctATCCAAAGTGGATGCCGGCATGATGAAGCTGAAGTACGAGTGGTTTCACACACGCTCCCTCATTGAGGATGTCAACGAATTGGTGTCCACCATGGCCATCGCcaagaggctggagctgAACTACATCGTCGAAGAGGACGTGCCGGCGTGGGTCAAGGGCGACAAGGTCCGCGTCCGCCAGGTCCTACTCAACGTCATCGGCAACGCCATCAAGTTCAcagccgagggcgaggtgtTTAGCCGGTGCAGGGTCTACAAAGGTGGCAAGTCGGACAAtgacaagaaggagatcaTGCTCGAGTTTGCCATTATCGACACGGGTCGTGGGTTCACCAAAGAGGAGGCGGATCTCATCTTCAAGCCGTTCAGCCAAATCGACGGTAGCAGCACGAGACAGCACGGAGGCAgtggtctcggcctcgttaTCTCGAGGCAGTTAGTGGAGCTCCATGGCGGCAAGATGGAGGGCAGTGCGATCCCCGGCAAGGGCTCGACGTTTACCTTCACCGCCAAGTTCGCTCTGCCGACGAACGAAGACCATCCCGATGCGCCTATGAGCCCGGAGACACTCCACCCCCCCGCCCAGTCAGCCGAAGGGTTGACTGTCCTCCGTCCCGCGAAGGCGCTACAGTCGCCCAGGGCCGCATCAACAACCAGCCCGCGAGCCGATTCTGATCAGTTCTTgtcgccggctccggcttctAGCGGAAGCTCGGTCCCTTCGGTGCAGTCTAGTATCTCCCAGGCCACGGAGCGCACATCTGTGTCGTCTGTCAACGTCGGCCTTGTCCACTTTAGTGAGGCTGCCCGCGCGAGTGGGCAAGACCTGTCACAGATGAAGTTGGAGTTGCCCTCTGGCGAGTCCTCGCCCCAtacgacgccgacaccgGAGACCTCTCAGCAGCCCGGCAAGGATGAAGACTTCAAGCCGCCCATGTACTCGATCCTCATCATCTGCCCCCAGACTCACAGCCGCGAAGCGACCGCGCAGCACATCGAGATGACGCTGCCCAAGGACGTCCCGCACCAGATCACCGCCCTGGACTCGACCGAAAAAGCTCAGAGGCTGCTGGGAGGTGAAGACTCGGTCAACTTCACGCACATCGTCCTCAATCTGCCATCTCCCGAGGAGATCATCGGCCTGATGGAACAAATCACCAAGTCGACAACAATCAGCAACACAACGATACTCATCCTGTCCGACTCGGTCCAGCGGCAGGCCGTGATGAGACTGGCGACTGACACAAAGTACGAGAAGCTTGTGTCGGAGAATATTGTGACGTTCATCTACAAGCCGGTCAAGCCATCGCGATTCGCTGTCATTTTCGACCCTGACAAGGTGCGCGACCTTAGCATCGACCGCAACCGCTCTACCGCGCAACGAATGGTTGAGACACAGAAGGCGAGCTACCAGGAGATTGGCAAGCGCATGGGCAACAAGGGATACAAGGTGTTGTTGGTTGAGGACAACCCTGTCAACCAGAAGGTTTTGCAAAAGTATCTGAAAAAGGTTGGTgtggacgtcgaggtcgccgcggacggcgccgagtgCACCGACATGGTGCTTGCCCGCTCCCACGATTACTACTCCTTGATACTGGTGAGCATCCATTTTCCCCCGGGCACCGAGACCGCAAGCTAATTGTTTAGTGCGATCTGCACATGCCACGCAAGGATGGCTACCAGGCCTGTCGGGAGATCCGACAATGGGAGAGGGACAAGGGGCTCAAGACGTTGCCCATCATTGCGCTCTCTGCCAACGTCATGTCCGATGTCCAGGACAAGTGCGTCGCGGCCGGGTTCAGCGATTACGTTACCAAGCCTGTCGACTTCATCGACCTCAGCAGAGCGATGTCCAAATTCTTCTGACAGAAGTGATCCGTCAAACTACTCCACGGTGCGGAGCCGCCGTCCACATTCATGCCCCAGGCGCATGCGACATTTACATTACACACAAAAGAGGTTCATATTAGCAAGGCTTGGGTCATTGCAGATTAGGCGTtacgagggagaggaagattcGGGTTAAGCATGACTACCTAATTATGGTCCTTCCTGCTCATCATGTATAACTGCTTCGAGGCGGATACCATCATAGAGACGCACCTTTAGAGGAAGGTCTTTCAGGGGGAGGGAGTGGAATAACCATCCAGAATTATATACCAGCTTTATTTTTCactcttcttttccccgcATGGCAGTCGGGACTAAGACGGCAAGTACACGGCTCGCATACATTTGGGCCTGCTGCATTCAGGGGAGAGATGCGAATTCGTCGTGACAAACTGATTGGACTCGGTGGAAGGCCCAcgggaaagggggggtggggagagCTTGAGAGACGTGGTATGCTTGTCGTTTTCCTTCGGGTCTTGTAGAGAGAAAACACGATAATTGTGGTGGAATGCGACATCCCAGTGAGTCAAGTAAAAAAAAGCGAAGTGTGCTTTGTGTTTTGGAATATCTGCATCGGGCCAGACGTGATGTTTCTCCTGGGTGTGTGTTGCCTGAGGAGAAACTCCCAGCTTCTCTCCCATATTCGTCTTCCCAAAATCGCTCAGTTAGTCTCACTAGAAAGGAAGGGCCGATCAGTAACAAGGCAAGAAGAGACAGCCATGTCGATTTCGACAGGCGCAGTGTGCGCCCACTTTGCTGGGACCTGCCTATCTGGCTAGAAAACGATGCTATTCCCACCTCTCGTTTTGTAGGCTGCCTACTGTCCAAGTGTTGGGCTCTTCTCTGTCGCCACCAACGAGACTTTTCGCTTCTTTAAGCCCAGACTGTATTCGtccttcttttgctttcCGACATCAACAGGTACTGATCTCTGGTCTGCCTCCCAGCAAGGAAGGTTCGCCGAATTCTTCGACGTCTGTCTTTGTCTTAGTTACCAGGACTTTGGCAGACAAACCTTCCACATCTCTCTCCGCTAAGCACTAAAAGTATATCCTTCCCTTCAAATGTTTTATCGTGGCCATTCAGATCGGTTACTACAAAGCCCTTGGTCAACATCGACCTATCGCGAGAAATGGCCACAAGCAAACCCACCCTCATGTGGTACCTTTAAAGCCCTTGACGCTAGCTCTTTCCCGTTCACCTACCACCCGAGCCCGTCATGCCAGGGACGAAGACGCGAATCGCAGCTTCCTCTCGACACCGGCTTGACCTCGCGTCCATCTTCTAGGTGCCTTGCTTACCTCCCCGAATCCAACGCCTCGATATCCTCGACCATGCAAGACAGCGATCTCCGCTCGACCGCAGATGTAGTACTTCCATGGAACCACAGTCAAAAGAGACGCGCGGTTGAGTTCGAACAGAGCGCCGCTAAGAGGAAATGTGACCAACCGCCTTTTGGTGAGCGGCCTACCGAGTCCATAGCAGATGCCGGTCCAAACCTGATGCGGCCTCCAGTGGCACATGTAGGGCAACGACGAACCATGGCAGTCATGAACGCAGGTAGGACTCAAGTCTTGTTAACCTCCTGGGGACATCCGTTCTGTTTCATGCAATGTTGGATACTGATAGTTAAGAACAGATCTGAAAGCACGACCATCGAGGCTCACCCCGAACCTATTCTTTCCTGAAGTCTCTTCCATCCGTGAGAGGTAGCCTGTCCCATATGTGTTTGTGGCTAACAAGAGCCACAGAAATGCTGTCCCTTAGCCGAGACCCGTCAGATATGAAGACCGAAACTCGTACTGGCTACGAACTCACGAAAATGACGGGTTTCCGAACCGACATGACCGTAAAGGAGAAGCTTTTTCTAGGGCTCGGCCACATGTTTCGCAAGACGCTCGATTTCAATGCTCAGGTTCAACAAAACCCAGACCATCTGATATCGTTGTCTCAGAACGAGATCATGGCACGAGGTGGAATTCACCTGACCGATCGGGTCCTTGCCTTTCCATACTCTTTACAACAGGAAGGCCTTGCTCGTGAGGTGGAAACCAGAAACAGGATGTACGGACTCTCCGCCATGGACATTACACTGGAGATAGGAGATGAGCCAAAGTACGACCCCGTCAAAGAGAGAAGACGACTTAGGGAGCACTTCTTGGCCAGGACTCCATTCGTGTGAGCTATAGACACAATGATGAATAGATACAACAGCTGACAGTCAACAGCAAAGGTGCACATGCGAGACTGGCGACAGTGCTACGGTCACATAACAAGAAGGTTCACACGATTCCTGGCCTCGTGACCCGACGACAAGCCGGCCAGATCATGAACGTCGAATGGCGACAGGACTATGGTGGTATGGCAATGAGCATGAGCTTCAGCGCATTTCAGGGCAGATCGATGGAAGCCAACGGGTATCGGAGGCGCGAAATCCGGTGCCTGCACTTCCTGAGAGTAAATGACAAGGACCGTGCCTCTCTCGGGCCGCAGCTGGACACCGCCACAGCTAAAGACTACGGGGCTGATTACAGCATGGAGATGTTCTTACAGAATGGCGTGGATGGCAACCTATCCATGGTCGAGCTGGATATGTGAGTCTGCGGTCCCGTTTGTTGCGGGTCGAGAACTGACATTTTACTCCAGCACCGACGTCACCGGGAGAAAGCGCAGATGGGTGTGCATCGAGATAACTAAGCCTCTGGTCCAAGCCCACGGCCCAGTTCCTTCTGAGCTTGTACCGATGCCGCATTCCTACCTCAGGATTGCTGCGCCGTCCGACAAGACGTCGGTGATGACGACCACGGAAGACTTTGATGCATGGCAGAAGCCGGGCCAGCCCCCGCATCTGGGAAACTTTGAGAAACTCACGATTCGGGGCCCTGTACGAACGGACAACGCAAACAGAGTGAGGCTGAGAATGTGCCGCGACGGCGTTCCGATCTTCGCGACTGGATCGAAAAGGGGCATATCCGACGCCAGTCGGATCGAAGACTTCCTCTCCGCGAATAACGTCATCGGCCTGCCCTGGAAGGAGACTGACCGCCGAGTGAGCAACAATACCAAGAACATGCGGAAGCACGAGTTCTGGGAGCGATATCTTTCGGCGGCGGAAACTGACAAGGCGCAGTGGATGTCACTCCAGGACGCAATGGCCAAAGATAACTGCGTCGTGGACATGACATTTGAGGGGGAGTGGGATGAGGTTAGTCCACGCGTGCATGAACCGCGAGTTACTTGGACGCCCGAGGTGCCGCCGCAGACAGAACTATCTCTGTTCGTGCCTCCGTTTAGGCCGCAAGGACGCGATAATGGCGGCAGTCGTCGTACTGGAAGTTCCGGGCTGCGCAATGAATGGCAGTTGTAGGTTGCCTCTCTCGACTGTCAAGGATTGACAAGGCCCGATTAATGGGCCAAGTGTTTGCTCAGGGAGAATACCCCATATTCGTTTTATCATAGACGAAGGAAGGTAGGTCGGGCAAGGTCAGCGGGCAAGGAATCTGGCTTTTCAATATCTGGGCTGGGAGCAGGCAATACCACGGCAGAACGGCGAGAAGAAAGTACAACTAGGTAGAGTTTACACAATAATGACAATTCGCGACTGAACACGATCGTGCTGTTTGCTTTATCAACGCAGTTTCGATAGCTGTCTAAGTAAGGCAGGCCATCATAGAATATGAACCTCACAAGTCTCAGTACTAGCAACTGTCAGACCTACTTCCTGGTACACGTGATTCTCCCGATTATACGATCAACCGTAATGAGATGTTACTGCTGCGCTCCTGCCGAGATAGATCGCTGCTATAATTGACTGCCTAAATATGCCTATTGCATTAGTAGTGCCTTGATAATCCGACCAAAGTGCTTCAGGGAGCAATACGCACAGTTGGGTAGGGCCTACCAATCAGTGctgggtacctaggtacttaGGTATCTACgtgcctaggtacctacctaggtatgcAGAGAAGAGATAGGGTACTTTCTGGAAGGGTTTCACTCGCAGCATGTCCCCCGGTGAAGACGGGAAATGGTTCCGCCGCGCTCCAGCTTCATCCCGCCAAAAAATGAACCTGGCCAGCGAACTTTTTAGAAGCCCGGTGCATtaggagcagcagcagcagcagcagcaacaacaccccCGCCATCTCCACGATTTCCTTTGCACCGGTGAAGCTCCTCGCCGAAACACACTCCCCAGACGACACCAGTTTTTTATCAAGCCATCGgaaccgtcgtcgcccatcaTGCAGGCTCCTGTAGTGGTCATGAGTACGGCagcccctccttcccccccagAGCTCGGCAAGCTACCCCCAGTATCGCAAATGCTAACCACCATCTCCAGACACCCAAAGCGGTGAACGGCAGACGGGTCGCAAGGCCCAGCTGTCCAACATCGCGGCAGCCAAGACGTACGATATCCTCTCGAGCTATCACTGAACACCGCTGACCCCGCCACCAGTGTCGCCGACATTATTCGATCATGCCTTGGCCCCAAGGCCATGTTGAAGATGCTCTTGGACCCCATGGGCGGTATCGTTCTGACCAACGACGGCCACGCCATCCTCAGAGAGATCGAGGTCTCGCACCCCGCAGCAAAGAGCATGATCGAGCTCTCCCGGACACAAGATGAGGAGGTCGGTGATGGCACAACGACGGTCATCATCCTGGGTAAGACAAGACCTTTTGACCCATCGCTTATAAAGCACGACTGACCCGTACAGCTGGTGAGATGCTCGCGCAGTCTCTGCCCCAGCTGGAGCGCAACATCCACCCCGTCCAGATTATCGCCGCATTCCGCCGGGCGCTCAAGGATgccctcgagatcgtcgacgacatctccCTTCCTATCGacgtcaacgacgacaaggctATGCGCGGCTTGATCTCCTCTTCCATCGGCACCAAGTTCGTCTCGAGATGGTCCGACTTGATGTGCGATCTGGCTCTCCGCGCAGTCCGCACCGTCACCTGGGAGGCCGGCAACGGAAAGACCGAGGTTGACATCAAACGGTACGCGCGTGTGGAGAAGGTACCCGGTGGCGAGATCGAGGACAGCAGGGTGCTGGACGGTGTCATGCTCAACAAGGATATCACCCACCCTAAGATGCGCCGGAGAATAGAGAACCCCAGAATCGTTCTGCTCGACTGCCCCCTCGAGTACAAGAAGGGCGAGTCGCAAACCAACATTGAGATttccaaggaggaggactgGAACCGTATCCTGCAGATTgaggaggagcaggttaAGTCTATGTGCGAGACTATCCTGGCTCTGAAGCCGGACCTGGTCATCACCGAAAAGGGCGTATCAGGTGAGTCGAGTATTGCATTTGAAGGGCACGGCTAACAGATAGAAGACCTCGCCCAGCACTACTTCATGAAGGCCAATGTCACAGCCCTGCGCCGAGTCCGCAAGACGGACAACAACAGAATAGCGAGAGCGACGGGTGCTACCATTGTCAACCGTGTTGACGATCTTCAGGACTCTGACGTCGGCACGCTCTGCGGGCTGTTCGAGATTGAGAAGATTGGCGATGAGTACTTTACCTTCCTCACCAAGTGCAAGAACCCCAAGGCCTGCACAGTCCTTCTCCGCGGGCCGTCCAAGGATGTGCTCAACGAGATCGAGCGCAACTTGCAGGACGCCATGGGCGTTGCCCGCAATGTCATGTTCAACCCTAGACTGTCTCCCGGTGGAGGTGCCACTGAGATGGCCGTCTCCGTGCGGTTGAGCCAGCTCGCCAAGGGTGTCGAGGGTGTCCAGCAGTGGCCGTacaaggccgtcgccgacgcgctcGAGGTTATCCCCCGTACTCTCGTCCAGAACGCCGGTGCCAGCCCTGTCAGAGTGCTGACGGACCTCCGTGCCAAACATGCCGAGGGCAAGCATTCTTGGGGTATCAACGGTGACTCCGGCGTTGTTGCGGACATGAAGGAATATGGCGTCTGGGAGCCCGAAGCCATCAAGTTGCAGAGCATCAAGACGGCCATTGAGGTATGTTCTACATTGTCTACTGGCTTTAAGTTTGTTTACGACACTAACACTCACACAGTCCGCCTGTTTGCTCCTCAGAGTAGACGACATTTGCAGCGCGAGAAAGGCGGCGCAAATGGGCAACGGTctccacggcggcgacgaaTAAGAGCCTGATGAAGTCAGTCGGATTGGTATTTCGGGACGAAGGGATGgtgaaggagaaaaaaaggtCATACCCTGTACGAAGGCATAGACATGGATTAGAAATTACCTAGACGACAAATTCTCGGGATCAAGTTGCTCATGTGCTGTTCTGTTCAACTGCATTGCTCCCGCCTCAGGCCTGTCGACTGCCCCGCCTGTCAGTCGGACCCACTCTGGTGGTGTTTAGTCTGATGTTGTTTTTGTATTTTTGGACACACCAAGCTCATGTTCGGGCTCCAACCTCAATCATCATCGTGGATGACGAGCCCGGCAGACGAAGCGGCTTCTGGTGTCGCGGTGTCTGTTCCTTTGCTTCCTCCATTCgcgtccttggcgtcgtcggccttaaccgtcggcgccgtcacctTGACGATGGGGGCAGCACCGCCAGCCCCCGTCGCGGCCGGTCCCCTTTTCActttttgcttcttcttttccctcttctcacGATTTTTCCTAGTgcgctcctcgtcgcgggcggcgcgctCGGCCTTTTGACGCTCGAATTCTTCGTTCGCCTTTTCTTgcttgacctcctcgtccatggcgcGCAGGCGGTCGTactcgcggcggcggctggccTTGTAGACGTGAAACTCGCCGGAGCCCGCGCCGGCGCTGGAGCCCTGAACATTGGTGACGAtctcgggcggcgcggcgacggcgcgcttGGCGACGGCTCCGGGGGCGGGCGGTAGGCGAATCTCCTGATCGGGCTTAGAGAAGAGGGACTCAAGGTGTTTGGCATGCTCGGTGACAGGCGTCAGGGCGCGCTTCTTTGTCGGGCGACGCGAGCGTGGGTCGGCCGAGGTGGGGATCGATTCGGGACCTTCTCCGGACATGGTATTGTGTGGCCGGCCGGACGACGCTCTGTGTGTTGCCTAGGTCGGGTAGTTTGAGTGGATAGACTGACTGGTTCTGCGGTCGTGTTGGGATTGGCGTCGTATGATCATGGGATGAGGCTGGATGCGGAATAGGCCGATTCGGGAAGAGGAACGGAGGTGTGGTTCTAAGCTGTGGAATACAGCTGCCCGTATGATGGACGCGCCGCTTAGGCTCCGATTACTTGATGGTGACTGATGTCTACTGCGGACTTCCCAGAGATCGCGAGATGAGGCGCAGACAGTAGTGAGTGTGGAAACGGCGAAGATTAGCGCGCGCAGAGTCGTCGTGGTTCGTTGCTGGGAGCAGTTGGTCGGACGGCGGCTACGAAAGCTCCGGGGTGGAGGCGGCATGCAGGCAGTTGTTGGAATGGTTGCTTCTGTACGGGGTACAACgcaggtacctaggtagctacctacctacctgtgTATTGGGAAAAGGCTGAGGTTACTGTGTGGAATGATTGGAGTGATGGGTGGGTGAAGTGGGGAAAGCCATCGAATAACGGTGCTTGGAATGGGCGGTTCTGGACAACGCGTCTATCAGAGCATGTAGGCAGCATACAAGTATGGTGCAGACCACGCCAGAAAAGGATGCGGGTTGGCGGCGTACAAGGTTTACGGGGTTGCACTGTGGTTGTTCGGCGGCAAGAAGTGGACGCAATAGACGACAATCACATGAGAGACAAGCAGGAAGGCAGGAAGGGAAGACGAAACGGTTGAGTGAGGTGCAGCAGGCAAACATCCAACAGAATCCCTGCAGCTGTCATTCGCTGTTTGCAATTCAGTGACTTTGGCCTCGCCCTGATGAGTCTATGATACCACGGCAAAAATAAATAGAAGGCAAAAAAGGCATGAAAGACAAGAAAGCCACCCAGAAtgactgccgccgccgcaccggGTGGGGCCGACAGCCTCGCCGCGGATCGGAGGGTCGGTGCGCCAATCAGGGGCTAAGCATTTCCTGTCTCAAGGCGCCAGCCCGAGCCCTGCCTTTAACGTCTGGTTGGCTGATACGTTCGTTGAGATCCCCCGATGTACCCCGCTGGAGAGCAACTCTTTGGGAAATGGATGGCCTGGGCCcaggggggagaggaggggcgtCGGAACGCGGCCAGCCATGCTCCCGGGGCAAAAAAAGATGACAGGGCTTTGGGTTCAAAgactgtgtgtgtgtgggcgTTTAGACAGCATGTATTTCGGGTGGGACGAGGGGTCCTTTCTACATGAGGAGTCACCGTGCCATCCCCATTGCCATGCCACCAAAGCGGCGGCCAAAAATACCTGGCACACGGGGGGGGCAACACGCCGTGGATTGATGTACACACCAATCTGCCTATTGCGGCTCCCCAGTCATATGCACACTAATAGACCAAACCGCCTGTGACTGCATTCCATCCCATTTGAGCAACTCCTTGCTACACTACGCCTTGCGTTCCTTGCACCTCCAAACTCAACCCATCTCAACCTGCTCAACCCGTTGGCCGGAAATACTAAAGCAGGCACCACCCCTCGCTGCCCCAAGGTTAAGGTTAGCATTAACCGATACACATACAACGGCAGCCCCATCCCAACGCCTGCCTACGCTGCTGTCCGTCTACCTGTACGAGTTTCTGCCCGTTGCTTTGCCCCGCCTCATTCCTTTTACCAGACACTTCCCGGTCAGCAAGGCCCTCAACGCTACACTCTGCCATCTTTGAGTTTGCTGGGCTCGCCCTGGATGCTACCTGAGCAATaagacgccgccggctcccacTCCATCACTGTTCGCGCCTTCACAGTCGCAGTCTCTTGGCGCCGATTGCAATTCACAACAGACATCATGGCTAAACCGAGGCTCATCATCCTTATCCGACACGCCCAGTCCGA
It includes:
- a CDS encoding Putative PAS domain, signal transduction response regulator, receiver domain, CheY-like superfamily → MPSTSLPADKKESSSARRLSLPRRTTSDSKKSPTKEPLLNLPSPRHGLTLDSFKLGGNARVAMSDVSKEQSSQSLTDRSRTQIEPSATKLASSSPLTNAKHSIGASQIDNDVTGGTGGTEEKSKDDKAGTTANTPPALSESQIQLNRYRERLARDLERREMATRGLLATTPEKMRVSPIIEESGNSPRNNAAALATSSSNLTTTSTESGNTIRGGITPGLVAGTPSYPFPRMHTPGYGPGSMSRAFGNMSPTAAAFMSQTMSFEGFGTAQDRVMSGSSTPASALTFLPAGATGQLEGDFPSPNLYDLSLMLTAEPGLDAWWNTVVQIMRDVYKAERVTLAVPADTTDIENVPWGQKATYNEHQEDDLSLGYMARGSSLIPSSAGDVGSEETPASEDPARPRVLSRPSLQTRHSFTTYEDNRECKGNNDRLLPSRRPTQLGRSKSYFPPGQAAEESAEAPGPSLNRSALAEHDAEEQNIPSWEVPLANPNTEGRVLPVLQALDYEADPLIDHSGVMRVLERGKVIALTRSYPYLQNLPDEVPTKSKVTASTTSAEAARRKLKKARIDSSSKLSSILGGGNSSFGSNRSHSSDKPSSMISRLDDDEPRPPTPKYEEYEQAPPSPWSQSPAPSPAVRADPSENPFFTDAMVDEDSFNPGSAPADYTGMRPPEAIGVDNSWTVLHIPLTHVLLSKPVHPFKLDNTALEQKSQFRNRSEPLETSGDEDDAGVSWQRKDKPSPIAILSILSPIIPYPSNLRHSLEYLAPHLATSFSLCRHYTNLETELTGLHRRRPQTAGFGALAADGRPLADPASIGNLSFMSSDDIAAQRSLAGSITSPSDYSGVSKSAAGSPIGTPAWDQSSLHQLIDKRGSATSPAQTAGDSYFNTRQKPISSRAETPSANSQKTRRSSKEDSPIDKRQARLSTSHKPRIQEPSQTPGENEELVERNNTESRVSTPGGAKRVLSHELKNYLDEIAVLEPRLQSVERRGGDHGHHTLLHSYGADFATSFQSLPPSASVVSKPVPHTIPSRTGSLSQGPVDMPPPSDRLKGLILDSLPAHVFVSLPQTGEIVWVNSRYLTYRGQTVADLAADPWGSIHPDDRDEYLKAWSHSLRTGEQFSRTVRIKRFDGAYRWFYARAVASRDKRGVMMQFLGSYMDIHDQHIAELKAARQEEIEASEAKHRLLANLIPQIIFTATEDEGITFANDQWLSYTGQSFEDSLGLGFMDFVHPDDLAKCQIPTDRPPTPMPSKFDRKGHQEASEAILASLASAKAQSQLETNLRGIHQALSRNNSSSSSSVYEMPSADLTALARNGIIKVTTDSNGRLSYTTEVRLRSKGGEYRWHLIRCVEIDNIDFGNGASSYFGSATDINDHKLLEAKLKEAMESKSRFLSNMSHEIRTPLIGISGMVSFLQDTTLNEEQRDYTNTIQTSANSLLMIINDILDLSKVDAGMMKLKYEWFHTRSLIEDVNELVSTMAIAKRLELNYIVEEDVPAWVKGDKVRVRQVLLNVIGNAIKFTAEGEVFSRCRVYKGGKSDNDKKEIMLEFAIIDTGRGFTKEEADLIFKPFSQIDGSSTRQHGGSGLGLVISRQLVELHGGKMEGSAIPGKGSTFTFTAKFALPTNEDHPDAPMSPETLHPPAQSAEGLTVLRPAKALQSPRAASTTSPRADSDQFLSPAPASSGSSVPSVQSSISQATERTSVSSVNVGLVHFSEAARASGQDLSQMKLELPSGESSPHTTPTPETSQQPGKDEDFKPPMYSILIICPQTHSREATAQHIEMTLPKDVPHQITALDSTEKAQRLLGGEDSVNFTHIVLNLPSPEEIIGLMEQITKSTTISNTTILILSDSVQRQAVMRLATDTKYEKLVSENIVTFIYKPVKPSRFAVIFDPDKVRDLSIDRNRSTAQRMVETQKASYQEIGKRMGNKGYKVLLVEDNPVNQKVLQKYLKKVGVDVEVAADGAECTDMVLARSHDYYSLILCDLHMPRKDGYQACREIRQWERDKGLKTLPIIALSANVMSDVQDKCVAAGFSDYVTKPVDFIDLSRAMSKFF
- a CDS encoding Putative T-complex protein 1, gamma subunit encodes the protein MQAPVVVMNTQSGERQTGRKAQLSNIAAAKTVADIIRSCLGPKAMLKMLLDPMGGIVLTNDGHAILREIEVSHPAAKSMIELSRTQDEEVGDGTTTVIILAGEMLAQSLPQLERNIHPVQIIAAFRRALKDALEIVDDISLPIDVNDDKAMRGLISSSIGTKFVSRWSDLMCDLALRAVRTVTWEAGNGKTEVDIKRYARVEKVPGGEIEDSRVLDGVMLNKDITHPKMRRRIENPRIVLLDCPLEYKKGESQTNIEISKEEDWNRILQIEEEQVKSMCETILALKPDLVITEKGVSDLAQHYFMKANVTALRRVRKTDNNRIARATGATIVNRVDDLQDSDVGTLCGLFEIEKIGDEYFTFLTKCKNPKACTVLLRGPSKDVLNEIERNLQDAMGVARNVMFNPRLSPGGGATEMAVSVRLSQLAKGVEGVQQWPYKAVADALEVIPRTLVQNAGASPVRVLTDLRAKHAEGKHSWGINGDSGVVADMKEYGVWEPEAIKLQSIKTAIESACLLLRVDDICSARKAAQMGNGLHGGDE
- a CDS encoding Putative PRKR-interacting protein, which produces MSGEGPESIPTSADPRSRRPTKKRALTPVTEHAKHLESLFSKPDQEIRLPPAPGAVAKRAVAAPPEIVTNVQGSSAGAGSGEFHVYKASRRREYDRLRAMDEEVKQEKANEEFERQKAERAARDEERTRKNREKREKKKQKVKRGPAATGAGGAAPIVKVTAPTVKADDAKDANGGSKGTDTATPEAASSAGLVIHDDD